The genomic interval CCGTTCGACGAATCCATGGTGCAGCCGTCGAGCATCGATGTGCGCCTCGACCGCTACTTCCGGGTGTTCGAGAACCACCGGTACCCGCACATCGACCCCGCGGTCGAGCAGGCGGACCTCACGCGTGAGGTGGTGCCGGAGGGCGACGAGGCGTTCATCCTGCACCCCGGTGAGTTCGTGCTCGCCTCGACGTACGAGGTCATCACGCTCCCCGACGACGTGGCCTCCCGCCTGGAGGGCAAGTCCAGCCTCGGCCGGCTCGGTCTGCTGACGCACTCCACGGCCGGCTTCATCGACCCGGGCTTCTCCGGGCACGTGACGCTGGAGCTGTCGAACATGGCCACGCTGCCGATCAAGCTGTGGCCGGGGATGAAGATCGGGCAGCTGTGCATGTTCCGGCTGACCTCACCCGTCGAGCATCCTTACGGGTCCGCGAAGCACGGTTCCCGCTACCAGGGCCAGCGCGGGCCGACGCCCTCGCGATCCTTCCAGAATTTCCACCGCACGCAGGTCTGAGCGACCAGGGAACAAGGCGAAGAGCAACAGTGAGTGAGATCCGCGAGAACCTGACCTACCCGATCTTCGGGCAGGCCATCCGTGAGCTGGCACAGACCATCGCGGACGACGGCTACGAGCCGGACATCATCCTCTCCATCGCGCGCGGCGGCGTCTTCGTCGCGGGCGGCCTGGCGTACGCGCTGGACTGCAAGAACATCCACCTGGTGAACGTGGAGTTCTACACCGGCGTCGGCACCACGCTGGAGATGCCGGTCATGCTCTCCCCCGTCCCGAACGCGATCGACTTCTCCAACAAGAAGGTCCTGATCGCCGACGACGTCGCCGACACCGGCAAGACGCTCAAGCTGGTGCACGACTTCTGCCTGGAGCACGTCGCCGAGGTCCGCAGCGCCGTGATCTACGAGAAGAGCCACTCGCTCGTGAAGTGCGAGTACGTGTGGAAGAAGACCGACGAGTGGATCAACTTCCCGTGGAGCGTCGAGCCGCCGGTCGTGCGGCGCGAGGGCCAGGTCCTCGACGCGTGAGCGTCCGCTGACACGAGAGAGGGCCCCGGCCGCGTTCTTACGCGGCCGGGGCCCTCTCTTTCGTTCTCTCGCGCTTCCGGTGCCTACAGCGTGCCGAGCTTGATGATGGACAGCAGCGCGATCAGCTGGATGGACGAGGCGGCCAGCGCCCTCGGCCACGGCAGGTCGTGCGACTTGCTCACCATCGAGGTGAAGAGCACGCCCGCCACCAGCCAGGTGGCCCAGCCCAGCACCTGGACGAAGGGGCTGTCGCCGCCCATGAACATCGCGAACAGCAGGCGCGGCGCGTCCGTGATCGACATGATCAGCATGGACAGGCCGACCGTCGGCTGCCAGAGGCCGTCGCCGCCGAGCTGCCGGGCCAGGGTGTGGGTGACGGCGCCGAGGATCAGGCCCGAGATCACCACCACGACGCCGGTGATCAGCACCGACGGCAGGCTGTTGGAGAGCGAGGCGTTCAGCACGTCCTCGCGGGCCTTGTCGAAGCCGAAGACGGCGAGCAGGCCGTAGACGAAGGTGACGACGAGGGCCGGGACCCAGACCGCGTGGTCGCGCATCTGCCAGAAGGTGGCGGACGGGCGCAGCACGATGCCGGTCAGCAGCTCCTTCCACGGCAGGCGCGGGCCGGGCGGCGGCGCGGGGGCGGCGGGGTAGGGGTCCTGGCCGCCGTACGGGTCCTGGCCGCCGTAGGCGTCGGGGCCGTCGCCGATGCTGAACTGCCGGGTGTGGCCGGGGTCGTCGCCGGGGCCCGGGGCGTAGTACGGGTCCTGCGGGGCGGGTCCCGGTCCGGGCTGCGGCTGCCCGCCGTACGGCTGGTTGTAGCCCGGCCGGCCCTGCTGGCCGTAGCCCTGCTGCCCGTAACCCTGCGGGTCGTAGCCCGGCCGGCCCTGGCCGTGCCCCTGGGGCGCGCCTCCGCCGAAGTACTCGGGCTCGTCGTACGCCGACGGCCGCTGCCACTGCTGACCGCCGCCGTGGCCACCGGCGGGTCCGCCGCCGTGCCCGCCGGGGCCGCCCTGACCGCCTTGGCCGCCGTACGGGGCCTGGTACTGCCCCGGGCGCTGTCCTTGCCGCGCGGGGTCGTG from Streptomyces albireticuli carries:
- the dcd gene encoding dCTP deaminase yields the protein MLLSDKDIRTEIDAGRVRIDPFDESMVQPSSIDVRLDRYFRVFENHRYPHIDPAVEQADLTREVVPEGDEAFILHPGEFVLASTYEVITLPDDVASRLEGKSSLGRLGLLTHSTAGFIDPGFSGHVTLELSNMATLPIKLWPGMKIGQLCMFRLTSPVEHPYGSAKHGSRYQGQRGPTPSRSFQNFHRTQV
- a CDS encoding phosphoribosyltransferase, with the translated sequence MSEIRENLTYPIFGQAIRELAQTIADDGYEPDIILSIARGGVFVAGGLAYALDCKNIHLVNVEFYTGVGTTLEMPVMLSPVPNAIDFSNKKVLIADDVADTGKTLKLVHDFCLEHVAEVRSAVIYEKSHSLVKCEYVWKKTDEWINFPWSVEPPVVRREGQVLDA
- a CDS encoding Yip1 family protein, encoding MGRGRDAHDPARQGQRPGQYQAPYGGQGGQGGPGGHGGGPAGGHGGGQQWQRPSAYDEPEYFGGGAPQGHGQGRPGYDPQGYGQQGYGQQGRPGYNQPYGGQPQPGPGPAPQDPYYAPGPGDDPGHTRQFSIGDGPDAYGGQDPYGGQDPYPAAPAPPPGPRLPWKELLTGIVLRPSATFWQMRDHAVWVPALVVTFVYGLLAVFGFDKAREDVLNASLSNSLPSVLITGVVVVISGLILGAVTHTLARQLGGDGLWQPTVGLSMLIMSITDAPRLLFAMFMGGDSPFVQVLGWATWLVAGVLFTSMVSKSHDLPWPRALAASSIQLIALLSIIKLGTL